A window from Argopecten irradians isolate NY chromosome 3, Ai_NY, whole genome shotgun sequence encodes these proteins:
- the LOC138318311 gene encoding cyclin-dependent kinase-like 1 isoform X9: MEKYEKLTRIGEGSYGVVFKCRNKETGVIVAIKRFVESEDDPLIKKIAMREIRMLKQLKHPNLVNLIEVFRRKKRLHLVFEYVDHTVLHELDRYPRGVNEDLVKKIVSQTLEAVNYCHSRNCIHRDVKPENILLSTERQVKLCDFGFARVLTGPLDEYTDYVATRWYRAPELLVGDPKYGPPVDVWAIGCVFAELLSGQALWPGKSDLDQIFLIKKTLGDLIPTQKSAFSSNIFFQGLEIPNVEPENYEPLENKFPRISSNALDFMKNCLKMDPAERMTCEELLQHKYLDGMTSLLETSQRKNDRKKQASRTSNHNLPYFRNKPSLKPFRLREDETLKESEKWKPSWKGKDTEPHKEAEPWKQSRVREDDIQGDVERHFYKPVHRWKPMKVKDNDYHKDMEITGKPVKWKETDILKESEPWKQARGRDNEPQNDHETNYMLPSLNATNNTSTSPAPKGYLGKKNPIHDHHPSKQGHDHHHPHHLPNI, translated from the exons ATGGAGAAGTATGAGAAGCTCACCCGAATTGGGGAGGGTTCATATGGCGTCGTGTTCAAGTGCCGAAACAAAGAGACTGGCGTTATTGTGGCCATCAAAAGATTTGTGGAATCAGAAGACGACCCACTTATCAAGAAGATAGCAATGCGAGAAATCAGAATGTTAAAG CAACTGAAACATCCTAATCTTGTAAATCTGATAGAGGTATTCAGAAGAAAGAAGCGTCTACATCTAGTGTTTGAGTATGTGGATCACACGGTGCTACATGAGCTTGACAGATACCCGAGGGG TGTGAATGAGGATTTGGTAAAGAAGATTGTAAGTCAGACGTTAGAAGCTGTCAATTACTGTCACAGTCGAAAT TGTATACACAGAGATGTTAAGCCTGAAAACATCTTGCTGTCTACAGAGCGACAAGTGAAACTCTGTGACTTTGGTTTCGCTAGAGTCCTAA CGGGGCCATTAGATGAGTACACAGATTATGTAGCAACACGATGGTACCGAGCACCAGAACTACTTGTAGGGGATCCGAAATATGGACCTCCTGTAGACGTATGGGCCATCGGCTGTGTTTTTGCCGAGTTACTCTCAGGGCAGGCACTATGGCCAGGAAAATCAGACCTGGACCAAATCTTCCTGATTAAAAAGACACTAG GGGACTTGATACCTACACAAAAATCTGCGTTttcttcaaatatatttttccaaGGACTAGAAATTCCAAATGTAGAGCCAGAG aatTACGAGCCCTTGGAAAACAAATTCCCCAGGATTTCTTCAAATGCCCTGGATTTTATGAAG AATTGTTTGAAGATGGACCCCGCAGAACGTATGACGTGTGAGGAGTTGTTACAGCATAAATACTTGGACGGTATGACGTCGCTACTTGAAACAAGCCAACGAAAGAATGATCGCAAGAAACAGGCATCTAGAACGAGCAATCAT AATTTGCCGTACTTTAGAAATAAG CCATCCTTGAAACCCTTCCGATTAAGAGAGGATGAGACACTGAAAGAAAGCGAG AAGTGGAAGCCTTCATGGAAGGGGAAAGACACTGAGCCTCATAAAGAGGCTGAG CCATGGAAACAGTCCCGGGTTCGAGAAGATGACATTCAAGGAGATGTAGAG CGTCATTTTTATAAACCGGTACAT CGATGGAAGCCCATGAAGGTCAAGGACAATGACTACCACAAAGATATGGAG ATCACTGGTAAGCCAGTCAAATGGAAGGAGACAGATATACTTAAGGAGTCCGAG CCATGGAAACAGGCCAGAGGTCGAGACAATGAACCACAGAATGATCACGAG ACAAACTACATGTTGCCTAGTCTGAACGCAACCAACAACACGTCTACCTCCCCTGCCCCCAAGGGGTATTTGGGGAAGAAAAACCCCATCCACGACCATCACCCGTCGAAGCAGGGACACGACCACCACCATCCTCACCACCTGCCGAACATCTGA
- the LOC138318311 gene encoding cyclin-dependent kinase-like 1 isoform X25: protein MEKYEKLTRIGEGSYGVVFKCRNKETGVIVAIKRFVESEDDPLIKKIAMREIRMLKQLKHPNLVNLIEVFRRKKRLHLVFEYVDHTVLHELDRYPRGVNEDLVKKIVSQTLEAVNYCHSRNCIHRDVKPENILLSTERQVKLCDFGFARVLTGPLDEYTDYVATRWYRAPELLVGDPKYGPPVDVWAIGCVFAELLSGQALWPGKSDLDQIFLIKKTLGDLIPTQKSAFSSNIFFQGLEIPNVEPENYEPLENKFPRISSNALDFMKNCLKMDPAERMTCEELLQHKYLDGMTSLLETSQRKNDRKKQASRTSNHNLPYFRNKPSLKPFRLREDETLKESEKWKPSWKGKDTEPHKEAEPWKQSRVREDDIQGDVERHFYKPVHRWKPMKVKDNDYHKDMETNYMLPSLNATNNTSTSPAPKGYLGKKNPIHDHHPSKQGHDHHHPHHLPNI, encoded by the exons ATGGAGAAGTATGAGAAGCTCACCCGAATTGGGGAGGGTTCATATGGCGTCGTGTTCAAGTGCCGAAACAAAGAGACTGGCGTTATTGTGGCCATCAAAAGATTTGTGGAATCAGAAGACGACCCACTTATCAAGAAGATAGCAATGCGAGAAATCAGAATGTTAAAG CAACTGAAACATCCTAATCTTGTAAATCTGATAGAGGTATTCAGAAGAAAGAAGCGTCTACATCTAGTGTTTGAGTATGTGGATCACACGGTGCTACATGAGCTTGACAGATACCCGAGGGG TGTGAATGAGGATTTGGTAAAGAAGATTGTAAGTCAGACGTTAGAAGCTGTCAATTACTGTCACAGTCGAAAT TGTATACACAGAGATGTTAAGCCTGAAAACATCTTGCTGTCTACAGAGCGACAAGTGAAACTCTGTGACTTTGGTTTCGCTAGAGTCCTAA CGGGGCCATTAGATGAGTACACAGATTATGTAGCAACACGATGGTACCGAGCACCAGAACTACTTGTAGGGGATCCGAAATATGGACCTCCTGTAGACGTATGGGCCATCGGCTGTGTTTTTGCCGAGTTACTCTCAGGGCAGGCACTATGGCCAGGAAAATCAGACCTGGACCAAATCTTCCTGATTAAAAAGACACTAG GGGACTTGATACCTACACAAAAATCTGCGTTttcttcaaatatatttttccaaGGACTAGAAATTCCAAATGTAGAGCCAGAG aatTACGAGCCCTTGGAAAACAAATTCCCCAGGATTTCTTCAAATGCCCTGGATTTTATGAAG AATTGTTTGAAGATGGACCCCGCAGAACGTATGACGTGTGAGGAGTTGTTACAGCATAAATACTTGGACGGTATGACGTCGCTACTTGAAACAAGCCAACGAAAGAATGATCGCAAGAAACAGGCATCTAGAACGAGCAATCAT AATTTGCCGTACTTTAGAAATAAG CCATCCTTGAAACCCTTCCGATTAAGAGAGGATGAGACACTGAAAGAAAGCGAG AAGTGGAAGCCTTCATGGAAGGGGAAAGACACTGAGCCTCATAAAGAGGCTGAG CCATGGAAACAGTCCCGGGTTCGAGAAGATGACATTCAAGGAGATGTAGAG CGTCATTTTTATAAACCGGTACAT CGATGGAAGCCCATGAAGGTCAAGGACAATGACTACCACAAAGATATGGAG ACAAACTACATGTTGCCTAGTCTGAACGCAACCAACAACACGTCTACCTCCCCTGCCCCCAAGGGGTATTTGGGGAAGAAAAACCCCATCCACGACCATCACCCGTCGAAGCAGGGACACGACCACCACCATCCTCACCACCTGCCGAACATCTGA
- the LOC138318311 gene encoding cyclin-dependent kinase-like 1 isoform X8, with product MEKYEKLTRIGEGSYGVVFKCRNKETGVIVAIKRFVESEDDPLIKKIAMREIRMLKQLKHPNLVNLIEVFRRKKRLHLVFEYVDHTVLHELDRYPRGVNEDLVKKIVSQTLEAVNYCHSRNCIHRDVKPENILLSTERQVKLCDFGFARVLTGPLDEYTDYVATRWYRAPELLVGDPKYGPPVDVWAIGCVFAELLSGQALWPGKSDLDQIFLIKKTLGDLIPTQKSAFSSNIFFQGLEIPNVEPENYEPLENKFPRISSNALDFMKNCLKMDPAERMTCEELLQHKYLDGMTSLLETSQRKNDRKKQASRTSNHNLPYFRNKPSLKPFRLREDETLKESEKWKPSWKGKDTEPHKEAEPWKQSRVREDDIQGDVERHFYKPVHRWKPMKVKDNDYHKDMEPWKQARGRDNEPQNDHETWKPSRNRDDDTQSRDIETNYMLPSLNATNNTSTSPAPKGYLGKKNPIHDHHPSKQGHDHHHPHHLPNI from the exons ATGGAGAAGTATGAGAAGCTCACCCGAATTGGGGAGGGTTCATATGGCGTCGTGTTCAAGTGCCGAAACAAAGAGACTGGCGTTATTGTGGCCATCAAAAGATTTGTGGAATCAGAAGACGACCCACTTATCAAGAAGATAGCAATGCGAGAAATCAGAATGTTAAAG CAACTGAAACATCCTAATCTTGTAAATCTGATAGAGGTATTCAGAAGAAAGAAGCGTCTACATCTAGTGTTTGAGTATGTGGATCACACGGTGCTACATGAGCTTGACAGATACCCGAGGGG TGTGAATGAGGATTTGGTAAAGAAGATTGTAAGTCAGACGTTAGAAGCTGTCAATTACTGTCACAGTCGAAAT TGTATACACAGAGATGTTAAGCCTGAAAACATCTTGCTGTCTACAGAGCGACAAGTGAAACTCTGTGACTTTGGTTTCGCTAGAGTCCTAA CGGGGCCATTAGATGAGTACACAGATTATGTAGCAACACGATGGTACCGAGCACCAGAACTACTTGTAGGGGATCCGAAATATGGACCTCCTGTAGACGTATGGGCCATCGGCTGTGTTTTTGCCGAGTTACTCTCAGGGCAGGCACTATGGCCAGGAAAATCAGACCTGGACCAAATCTTCCTGATTAAAAAGACACTAG GGGACTTGATACCTACACAAAAATCTGCGTTttcttcaaatatatttttccaaGGACTAGAAATTCCAAATGTAGAGCCAGAG aatTACGAGCCCTTGGAAAACAAATTCCCCAGGATTTCTTCAAATGCCCTGGATTTTATGAAG AATTGTTTGAAGATGGACCCCGCAGAACGTATGACGTGTGAGGAGTTGTTACAGCATAAATACTTGGACGGTATGACGTCGCTACTTGAAACAAGCCAACGAAAGAATGATCGCAAGAAACAGGCATCTAGAACGAGCAATCAT AATTTGCCGTACTTTAGAAATAAG CCATCCTTGAAACCCTTCCGATTAAGAGAGGATGAGACACTGAAAGAAAGCGAG AAGTGGAAGCCTTCATGGAAGGGGAAAGACACTGAGCCTCATAAAGAGGCTGAG CCATGGAAACAGTCCCGGGTTCGAGAAGATGACATTCAAGGAGATGTAGAG CGTCATTTTTATAAACCGGTACAT CGATGGAAGCCCATGAAGGTCAAGGACAATGACTACCACAAAGATATGGAG CCATGGAAACAGGCCAGAGGTCGAGACAATGAACCACAGAATGATCACGAG ACATGGAAACCATCCAGAAACAGAGATGATGATACACAGTCACGAGATATAGAG ACAAACTACATGTTGCCTAGTCTGAACGCAACCAACAACACGTCTACCTCCCCTGCCCCCAAGGGGTATTTGGGGAAGAAAAACCCCATCCACGACCATCACCCGTCGAAGCAGGGACACGACCACCACCATCCTCACCACCTGCCGAACATCTGA
- the LOC138318311 gene encoding cyclin-dependent kinase-like 1 isoform X12 — translation MEKYEKLTRIGEGSYGVVFKCRNKETGVIVAIKRFVESEDDPLIKKIAMREIRMLKQLKHPNLVNLIEVFRRKKRLHLVFEYVDHTVLHELDRYPRGVNEDLVKKIVSQTLEAVNYCHSRNCIHRDVKPENILLSTERQVKLCDFGFARVLTGPLDEYTDYVATRWYRAPELLVGDPKYGPPVDVWAIGCVFAELLSGQALWPGKSDLDQIFLIKKTLGDLIPTQKSAFSSNIFFQGLEIPNVEPENYEPLENKFPRISSNALDFMKNCLKMDPAERMTCEELLQHKYLDGMTSLLETSQRKNDRKKQASRTSNHNLPYFRNKPWKQSRVREDDIQGDVERWKPMKVKDNDYHKDMEITGKPVKWKETDILKESEPWKQARGRDNEPQNDHETWKPSRNRDDDTQSRDIELSWKPAKIKEGELKEPETNYMLPSLNATNNTSTSPAPKGYLGKKNPIHDHHPSKQGHDHHHPHHLPNI, via the exons ATGGAGAAGTATGAGAAGCTCACCCGAATTGGGGAGGGTTCATATGGCGTCGTGTTCAAGTGCCGAAACAAAGAGACTGGCGTTATTGTGGCCATCAAAAGATTTGTGGAATCAGAAGACGACCCACTTATCAAGAAGATAGCAATGCGAGAAATCAGAATGTTAAAG CAACTGAAACATCCTAATCTTGTAAATCTGATAGAGGTATTCAGAAGAAAGAAGCGTCTACATCTAGTGTTTGAGTATGTGGATCACACGGTGCTACATGAGCTTGACAGATACCCGAGGGG TGTGAATGAGGATTTGGTAAAGAAGATTGTAAGTCAGACGTTAGAAGCTGTCAATTACTGTCACAGTCGAAAT TGTATACACAGAGATGTTAAGCCTGAAAACATCTTGCTGTCTACAGAGCGACAAGTGAAACTCTGTGACTTTGGTTTCGCTAGAGTCCTAA CGGGGCCATTAGATGAGTACACAGATTATGTAGCAACACGATGGTACCGAGCACCAGAACTACTTGTAGGGGATCCGAAATATGGACCTCCTGTAGACGTATGGGCCATCGGCTGTGTTTTTGCCGAGTTACTCTCAGGGCAGGCACTATGGCCAGGAAAATCAGACCTGGACCAAATCTTCCTGATTAAAAAGACACTAG GGGACTTGATACCTACACAAAAATCTGCGTTttcttcaaatatatttttccaaGGACTAGAAATTCCAAATGTAGAGCCAGAG aatTACGAGCCCTTGGAAAACAAATTCCCCAGGATTTCTTCAAATGCCCTGGATTTTATGAAG AATTGTTTGAAGATGGACCCCGCAGAACGTATGACGTGTGAGGAGTTGTTACAGCATAAATACTTGGACGGTATGACGTCGCTACTTGAAACAAGCCAACGAAAGAATGATCGCAAGAAACAGGCATCTAGAACGAGCAATCAT AATTTGCCGTACTTTAGAAATAAG CCATGGAAACAGTCCCGGGTTCGAGAAGATGACATTCAAGGAGATGTAGAG CGATGGAAGCCCATGAAGGTCAAGGACAATGACTACCACAAAGATATGGAG ATCACTGGTAAGCCAGTCAAATGGAAGGAGACAGATATACTTAAGGAGTCCGAG CCATGGAAACAGGCCAGAGGTCGAGACAATGAACCACAGAATGATCACGAG ACATGGAAACCATCCAGAAACAGAGATGATGATACACAGTCACGAGATATAGAG TTGTCATGGAAACCAGCAAAAATTAAGGAAGGAGAATTAAAGGAACCTGAG ACAAACTACATGTTGCCTAGTCTGAACGCAACCAACAACACGTCTACCTCCCCTGCCCCCAAGGGGTATTTGGGGAAGAAAAACCCCATCCACGACCATCACCCGTCGAAGCAGGGACACGACCACCACCATCCTCACCACCTGCCGAACATCTGA
- the LOC138318311 gene encoding cyclin-dependent kinase-like 1 isoform X23, with the protein MEKYEKLTRIGEGSYGVVFKCRNKETGVIVAIKRFVESEDDPLIKKIAMREIRMLKQLKHPNLVNLIEVFRRKKRLHLVFEYVDHTVLHELDRYPRGVNEDLVKKIVSQTLEAVNYCHSRNCIHRDVKPENILLSTERQVKLCDFGFARVLTGPLDEYTDYVATRWYRAPELLVGDPKYGPPVDVWAIGCVFAELLSGQALWPGKSDLDQIFLIKKTLGDLIPTQKSAFSSNIFFQGLEIPNVEPENYEPLENKFPRISSNALDFMKNCLKMDPAERMTCEELLQHKYLDGMTSLLETSQRKNDRKKQASRTSNHNLPYFRNKPWKQSRVREDDIQGDVERWKPMKVKDNDYHKDMEPWKQARGRDNEPQNDHETWKPSRNRDDDTQSRDIELSWKPAKIKEGELKEPETNYMLPSLNATNNTSTSPAPKGYLGKKNPIHDHHPSKQGHDHHHPHHLPNI; encoded by the exons ATGGAGAAGTATGAGAAGCTCACCCGAATTGGGGAGGGTTCATATGGCGTCGTGTTCAAGTGCCGAAACAAAGAGACTGGCGTTATTGTGGCCATCAAAAGATTTGTGGAATCAGAAGACGACCCACTTATCAAGAAGATAGCAATGCGAGAAATCAGAATGTTAAAG CAACTGAAACATCCTAATCTTGTAAATCTGATAGAGGTATTCAGAAGAAAGAAGCGTCTACATCTAGTGTTTGAGTATGTGGATCACACGGTGCTACATGAGCTTGACAGATACCCGAGGGG TGTGAATGAGGATTTGGTAAAGAAGATTGTAAGTCAGACGTTAGAAGCTGTCAATTACTGTCACAGTCGAAAT TGTATACACAGAGATGTTAAGCCTGAAAACATCTTGCTGTCTACAGAGCGACAAGTGAAACTCTGTGACTTTGGTTTCGCTAGAGTCCTAA CGGGGCCATTAGATGAGTACACAGATTATGTAGCAACACGATGGTACCGAGCACCAGAACTACTTGTAGGGGATCCGAAATATGGACCTCCTGTAGACGTATGGGCCATCGGCTGTGTTTTTGCCGAGTTACTCTCAGGGCAGGCACTATGGCCAGGAAAATCAGACCTGGACCAAATCTTCCTGATTAAAAAGACACTAG GGGACTTGATACCTACACAAAAATCTGCGTTttcttcaaatatatttttccaaGGACTAGAAATTCCAAATGTAGAGCCAGAG aatTACGAGCCCTTGGAAAACAAATTCCCCAGGATTTCTTCAAATGCCCTGGATTTTATGAAG AATTGTTTGAAGATGGACCCCGCAGAACGTATGACGTGTGAGGAGTTGTTACAGCATAAATACTTGGACGGTATGACGTCGCTACTTGAAACAAGCCAACGAAAGAATGATCGCAAGAAACAGGCATCTAGAACGAGCAATCAT AATTTGCCGTACTTTAGAAATAAG CCATGGAAACAGTCCCGGGTTCGAGAAGATGACATTCAAGGAGATGTAGAG CGATGGAAGCCCATGAAGGTCAAGGACAATGACTACCACAAAGATATGGAG CCATGGAAACAGGCCAGAGGTCGAGACAATGAACCACAGAATGATCACGAG ACATGGAAACCATCCAGAAACAGAGATGATGATACACAGTCACGAGATATAGAG TTGTCATGGAAACCAGCAAAAATTAAGGAAGGAGAATTAAAGGAACCTGAG ACAAACTACATGTTGCCTAGTCTGAACGCAACCAACAACACGTCTACCTCCCCTGCCCCCAAGGGGTATTTGGGGAAGAAAAACCCCATCCACGACCATCACCCGTCGAAGCAGGGACACGACCACCACCATCCTCACCACCTGCCGAACATCTGA
- the LOC138318311 gene encoding cyclin-dependent kinase-like 1 isoform X21 yields the protein MEKYEKLTRIGEGSYGVVFKCRNKETGVIVAIKRFVESEDDPLIKKIAMREIRMLKQLKHPNLVNLIEVFRRKKRLHLVFEYVDHTVLHELDRYPRGVNEDLVKKIVSQTLEAVNYCHSRNCIHRDVKPENILLSTERQVKLCDFGFARVLTGPLDEYTDYVATRWYRAPELLVGDPKYGPPVDVWAIGCVFAELLSGQALWPGKSDLDQIFLIKKTLGDLIPTQKSAFSSNIFFQGLEIPNVEPENYEPLENKFPRISSNALDFMKNCLKMDPAERMTCEELLQHKYLDGMTSLLETSQRKNDRKKQASRTSNHNLPYFRNKRWKPMKVKDNDYHKDMEITGKPVKWKETDILKESEPWKQARGRDNEPQNDHETWKPSRNRDDDTQSRDIELSWKPAKIKEGELKEPETNYMLPSLNATNNTSTSPAPKGYLGKKNPIHDHHPSKQGHDHHHPHHLPNI from the exons ATGGAGAAGTATGAGAAGCTCACCCGAATTGGGGAGGGTTCATATGGCGTCGTGTTCAAGTGCCGAAACAAAGAGACTGGCGTTATTGTGGCCATCAAAAGATTTGTGGAATCAGAAGACGACCCACTTATCAAGAAGATAGCAATGCGAGAAATCAGAATGTTAAAG CAACTGAAACATCCTAATCTTGTAAATCTGATAGAGGTATTCAGAAGAAAGAAGCGTCTACATCTAGTGTTTGAGTATGTGGATCACACGGTGCTACATGAGCTTGACAGATACCCGAGGGG TGTGAATGAGGATTTGGTAAAGAAGATTGTAAGTCAGACGTTAGAAGCTGTCAATTACTGTCACAGTCGAAAT TGTATACACAGAGATGTTAAGCCTGAAAACATCTTGCTGTCTACAGAGCGACAAGTGAAACTCTGTGACTTTGGTTTCGCTAGAGTCCTAA CGGGGCCATTAGATGAGTACACAGATTATGTAGCAACACGATGGTACCGAGCACCAGAACTACTTGTAGGGGATCCGAAATATGGACCTCCTGTAGACGTATGGGCCATCGGCTGTGTTTTTGCCGAGTTACTCTCAGGGCAGGCACTATGGCCAGGAAAATCAGACCTGGACCAAATCTTCCTGATTAAAAAGACACTAG GGGACTTGATACCTACACAAAAATCTGCGTTttcttcaaatatatttttccaaGGACTAGAAATTCCAAATGTAGAGCCAGAG aatTACGAGCCCTTGGAAAACAAATTCCCCAGGATTTCTTCAAATGCCCTGGATTTTATGAAG AATTGTTTGAAGATGGACCCCGCAGAACGTATGACGTGTGAGGAGTTGTTACAGCATAAATACTTGGACGGTATGACGTCGCTACTTGAAACAAGCCAACGAAAGAATGATCGCAAGAAACAGGCATCTAGAACGAGCAATCAT AATTTGCCGTACTTTAGAAATAAG CGATGGAAGCCCATGAAGGTCAAGGACAATGACTACCACAAAGATATGGAG ATCACTGGTAAGCCAGTCAAATGGAAGGAGACAGATATACTTAAGGAGTCCGAG CCATGGAAACAGGCCAGAGGTCGAGACAATGAACCACAGAATGATCACGAG ACATGGAAACCATCCAGAAACAGAGATGATGATACACAGTCACGAGATATAGAG TTGTCATGGAAACCAGCAAAAATTAAGGAAGGAGAATTAAAGGAACCTGAG ACAAACTACATGTTGCCTAGTCTGAACGCAACCAACAACACGTCTACCTCCCCTGCCCCCAAGGGGTATTTGGGGAAGAAAAACCCCATCCACGACCATCACCCGTCGAAGCAGGGACACGACCACCACCATCCTCACCACCTGCCGAACATCTGA
- the LOC138318311 gene encoding cyclin-dependent kinase-like 1 isoform X29: MEKYEKLTRIGEGSYGVVFKCRNKETGVIVAIKRFVESEDDPLIKKIAMREIRMLKQLKHPNLVNLIEVFRRKKRLHLVFEYVDHTVLHELDRYPRGVNEDLVKKIVSQTLEAVNYCHSRNCIHRDVKPENILLSTERQVKLCDFGFARVLTGPLDEYTDYVATRWYRAPELLVGDPKYGPPVDVWAIGCVFAELLSGQALWPGKSDLDQIFLIKKTLGDLIPTQKSAFSSNIFFQGLEIPNVEPENYEPLENKFPRISSNALDFMKNCLKMDPAERMTCEELLQHKYLDGMTSLLETSQRKNDRKKQASRTSNHNLPYFRNKRWKPMKVKDNDYHKDMEPWKQARGRDNEPQNDHETWKPSRNRDDDTQSRDIELSWKPAKIKEGELKEPETNYMLPSLNATNNTSTSPAPKGYLGKKNPIHDHHPSKQGHDHHHPHHLPNI, translated from the exons ATGGAGAAGTATGAGAAGCTCACCCGAATTGGGGAGGGTTCATATGGCGTCGTGTTCAAGTGCCGAAACAAAGAGACTGGCGTTATTGTGGCCATCAAAAGATTTGTGGAATCAGAAGACGACCCACTTATCAAGAAGATAGCAATGCGAGAAATCAGAATGTTAAAG CAACTGAAACATCCTAATCTTGTAAATCTGATAGAGGTATTCAGAAGAAAGAAGCGTCTACATCTAGTGTTTGAGTATGTGGATCACACGGTGCTACATGAGCTTGACAGATACCCGAGGGG TGTGAATGAGGATTTGGTAAAGAAGATTGTAAGTCAGACGTTAGAAGCTGTCAATTACTGTCACAGTCGAAAT TGTATACACAGAGATGTTAAGCCTGAAAACATCTTGCTGTCTACAGAGCGACAAGTGAAACTCTGTGACTTTGGTTTCGCTAGAGTCCTAA CGGGGCCATTAGATGAGTACACAGATTATGTAGCAACACGATGGTACCGAGCACCAGAACTACTTGTAGGGGATCCGAAATATGGACCTCCTGTAGACGTATGGGCCATCGGCTGTGTTTTTGCCGAGTTACTCTCAGGGCAGGCACTATGGCCAGGAAAATCAGACCTGGACCAAATCTTCCTGATTAAAAAGACACTAG GGGACTTGATACCTACACAAAAATCTGCGTTttcttcaaatatatttttccaaGGACTAGAAATTCCAAATGTAGAGCCAGAG aatTACGAGCCCTTGGAAAACAAATTCCCCAGGATTTCTTCAAATGCCCTGGATTTTATGAAG AATTGTTTGAAGATGGACCCCGCAGAACGTATGACGTGTGAGGAGTTGTTACAGCATAAATACTTGGACGGTATGACGTCGCTACTTGAAACAAGCCAACGAAAGAATGATCGCAAGAAACAGGCATCTAGAACGAGCAATCAT AATTTGCCGTACTTTAGAAATAAG CGATGGAAGCCCATGAAGGTCAAGGACAATGACTACCACAAAGATATGGAG CCATGGAAACAGGCCAGAGGTCGAGACAATGAACCACAGAATGATCACGAG ACATGGAAACCATCCAGAAACAGAGATGATGATACACAGTCACGAGATATAGAG TTGTCATGGAAACCAGCAAAAATTAAGGAAGGAGAATTAAAGGAACCTGAG ACAAACTACATGTTGCCTAGTCTGAACGCAACCAACAACACGTCTACCTCCCCTGCCCCCAAGGGGTATTTGGGGAAGAAAAACCCCATCCACGACCATCACCCGTCGAAGCAGGGACACGACCACCACCATCCTCACCACCTGCCGAACATCTGA